Within Leguminivora glycinivorella isolate SPB_JAAS2020 chromosome 26, LegGlyc_1.1, whole genome shotgun sequence, the genomic segment gcaaaacggagcgacgaatcgacgtgattttttaggtggagatagttgaagggatggagagtgacataggctactttatgtctctttctaacgcgagcgaagccgcgagcaaaagctagtaacttaGAAATTCAGATATTCACCAACAAACTTCTAAATTCAAATATTCCACAAAGATCCTTTAAATCCAGAAAAAAtgagaaaattatataaaaaaaaacaccaaaaaACTTTTAAATCCAATAAAGAACTTATTTCAGAAAATCAACAAAGAACTTCTAAATtcagaaaataaacaaaaaataattataattttatttttcagggCTCGGAACGCCAAAGCAAGACCCAAGCCACGGGCACGCGCCTCAAGGAGGCTACCAAGATCAACCAGTCGCTATCCGTCCTCGGCAATGTCATCTCCGCTCTAGTCGACGGGAAAAGCACACACATTCCTTACCGGAACTCGAAACTAACTAGATTACTTCAAGATTCGCTCGGAGGGAACTCTAAAACTGTCATGGTTAGTATAAAACCCGTCCCTACGTAGCAAGAGCACTCAAATTCTCTACCGGAACTCTCACACAGCTTAACGGAACTCGAAACTAACCAGATTGCTTCAGGATTCGCTAGGAGCGAACTCTAAAACTGTCAAGGTTAGTACATCACTTGTCGCTCTGTACTATATGCTCACACAGAAGCTACCAAGATCAACCAGTCGCTATCTGTCCTCGGCGATGTCCACTCAGGTCTAGTTGACGGGAAGAGTACCTATATACCGTACCGGAACTCGAAACTAACTAGATTGCTTCAAGATTCGCTCGAAGGGAACTCTAAAACTGTCATAATTAGTACAAAATCTGTCTACACGTAGTACTATAGCTCTAAACTTACGCAAGACGCCTCAAGGAAGCTACCAAGATcaaccaggtgccgtagccgaatggcatttcagcGACGCTAAACGAAGGCGatacgccgcgaaaggtagtctggctctgtcgcgccaatacccaagagcgatagagatagatatctacgagcgtttcgtttcgtgagcgtttgcgccATTCGGTTACGTACCCTGTCCCTGTCTGTCCTCGGCAATGTCATCTCAGCTCTAGTCGACGGGAAAAGCACACACATTCCTTACCGGAACTCGAAACTAACTAGATTGCTTCAAGATTCGCTCGAAGGGAACTCCAAGACTGTTATGGTTAGTTAGtagatatgaaaaaaaaaatttttttatcgaaaagtACTTAATTTAtagatttaattttgtggttacacCTGTGGTTTtgggaagcgctggtagcctagtggtaagagcgtgcgactttcgatccggaggtcgcgggttcgaaccccggctcgtaccaatgagtttttcggaacatatgtgcgaaatgtcatttgatatttgccagtcgcttttcggtgaaggaaaacatcgtgaggaaaccggactaattccaataaggcctaggtacccttcgggttggaaggtcagatggcagtcgctttcgtaaaactagtgtctacgccaaatcttgggattggttgtcagagcggaccccaggctcccatgagctgtggcaaatgccgggataacgtaaggaggatgatgacttaatttatagattttaggttaggttatataaaCGTCTCTCCCCCAATTTTTAATTGATAAAACGCGTAATGCAATTGTTTTGCAGATTGCGACCATCGGGCCTGCGGAGAGCAACTATGTGGAGACAATCAGCACTCTTCGCTACGCCAACCGAGCCAAGAACATCGAGAACAAGACGCATGTCAATAGTGAACCAGGCGACGCATTGCTTACAAGGTGGGGTAATAGTATTTTAGAGTATGTTACTCGATCAAGCTTTTCAGTAGGATAACAGGGAACCTGACTGtagtcaaaataaaatatttttcaccacaccaactggtaaaggctttctttgctattcgaaaacagatagcaaaattgcattttatccacaagggggcaaagtaatttcatacaaattttaactcgatgtcttaatctggctgctagattttacctgtaaatgatgattttgaatcataaatattgaataaattaatagatttgatttattttgatgttttatagtcagtattgtttgttcgtgttggtgtggtgaaaaagtttgtgtttcactcggtggcaaagtttgtttaaccttcgtgccttgataccctcgcaacgctcaagattccactttttgaaccactcgctacgctcgtggttcaatattggaatctttcgcttgcttaggtatcatcaatattggcacgtgcggttaaacaactactttgcccccttgtaaaacaaataactattataccatgcacgaactAAAGCATCGGATAATTATACGAAAAACACGgactgaagttatttttaaatccaatttctatttaataagtcaggtagaaatatataaagtgactgagttgaccgtgacgtcactcaattcgatttcatataaattccatattagcaagtcgttcaaattcgttatgacagttcttaaaaagaagctgatttgactaggaggcaagtagcctataggaaaaaacgattttttttaaatatataggtGCAAATTAGggtatgcaaaccggttaaccggttaaccgaaaaaccggttaaccgagactttttggcctcggttaaaaaccggttttcaaagtctctaaccggttaataaccgaaactatatttatttcccaaaacgaccaaattaggcataaaaaaggatcaaaagtacgtaattcttcaatgttttgtaacaataaagatttatttattacttttcattgacaacaatacgcacctgcactgaatttcttaaagaagtcatagtataatcatgattttataatctaattaaacgtgaagattaaacaatagtcccgagtccactcaaatatacattttatacagtagagtccggttagtgttacgactccgcatatacctaacgtccaaccgcttacaataaccgaataatggaagcacaggtatttgtttggttttcatatgtgatattatgaatgtacatccgtttattacgactccggttTTAACGACCAACcactttttacatacatacacatacatacatacaatcacgcctgtatcccataaaggggtaggcagaacacatgaaaccactaaagcttcagtgccactcttggcaaataaggggttgaaagaaaacgaaactgtgacattgcagtgacaggttgccagcctctcgcctacgccacaatttaacccatatcccatagtcgccttctacgacacccacgggaagaaagggggtggtgaaattcttaacccgtcaccacacaggcaaccgctttttacgacgtaattttacgcaaaatccgttcgtcaagtccggttacaacgacgagcgacaacgttttattttattttatttattttatttttatttatttagaacacatacAGTCATTTATACATATGAAAAGGGTGCATATAAATATACGCATGCAAACTTACTCTAAAAAAGAcctagttttactagtaaattgaggaaacaaaggtATTTCTGCCCCAAGCACGgtcccctgtcttgcctacaagtaGCAAGATGAGATTGTGGCGATGTGACTTTTTGGAgcattggttttaataattttaacaattggttcgcctcgggtctaatcttatgagctaaatagaacccactttttatttttcgattgcgtttaaactagttttacttaataaaaaaatcgattgtCATATTAATTACGTAAATCGATGTTCAAGGAATGCGACTATTTATGATTACGacatacgacagtaatttgccggtgatgagcaagcacgcatactaaaaaaccggccaagtgcgagtcgggctcgcgcacaaagggttccgtagcagcaaataaaaattacagttaaatcaacctatctcaaaaactataagagatactttgatcaaaccaaaaatcgttgaaagagttaattagcatgcatcacctctattttttttagaattttataccccgtagttataaaaatagagggggggggacatactttttacgactttgagagctgatatctcaaaaaccgttcactttaagaaaaatgttttttagaaaactttatatcattttaaaagacctttccattgataccccacacgggtatgtacatcgaaaaaaaaaatttcatccctcagttacatgtatgggggccccacccccaattcttttttttactatttagtgtcataattttgtagcggttcatacaacacatattcccatcaaatttcatcactgtagtacttatagtttccaagtaaatcggctgtgacagacggacagacggacagacggacagacggacagacggacatgacgaaactataagggttccgtttttgccattttggctacggaaccctaaaaatgacatatctttaaaccgaaatgaaattcgttttgtacgacgtccagttagtacgacgtaatatcagcggtcccttgggcgtcgttataaccggactctactgcatataataaaataaataaaaaagccttttattttttGCAGACTTAAATAATAACATGCTACAATTTATCTGgtcaatataattaattaactatttaaaatattattattttaattagacacattcaaataatttagtaattcaGATAATTCTATCATTCAATAATTTACgttaatacaaatattataatttaaactaGTTAATTTTAGATGATACAGTTTTGGGAATTCAGCTAACAAAGATGTTGCATGGTATATTAACATAGGTAATGCATTACTACTGCatatatcaaatgatatttttaaaataaagggaaaatGTAAATCTTGGTTGTCTTACGTTAATTCCTTGTACTACTAGtgtctctgggagctgtagacctccgcgacatgcttagaaaacgcacaactgacaaatattttgttcttaaacttctgcattttacaaaatttccaaaaactggataaaaatgatcttcatcgtgcaagtaatacctgctacgatatcataaacaacagaattcttgaaggtaatggtaatattattgcgtagtacggtaatttactaaaaatccgcaaaaccggttaaaaaccggttaaccggttttgaagatataggttcggttattaaccggtttttaaagttaaccggtttttgcaaaccctaGTGCAAATGTTATGTGTCcatataaaatgttaatatcACAAATAACTGGGTCGgccatattttaatatttattaagctttaaataaaattatttgccGCAGGTTTCAACAAGAGATTGATCAACTCAAGAAACAGTTGGAAGAAAATGAAAATGGTAAGCATGTTTTTCAAGAAGTAGGTATCTAGAAAATCAAAATCTAGGagattactttgctaatccTGGAAAAAAAGTTCCCAGGGAACCATAAAAAAATGCTCGTTTAGATAGcactaatattattactggGAAAGAAAATAAGGTTCACTTTAACAGAAATCCTCTACATCAATTCTCTTTGATAGATTAAACTTTAGTGCCTATGTCATATAAAATGTCACTACCAGTGACTTCCTGTAACTGGCTTCCTGTATAAAATTTtgcttttttttatatgtactttgacacttagagactatacaagtatacatctcttattaatcaataatcttatttttttctagttttttaatgcatgttaattataagatgtaatgttttgaaagcaagtggcccgccgagtttcttgccggttccatagtggatacccccctccaactgaggggggacagaaatcttctcgaggctgaggcgtagggttagagccggcgtagctttatttgacgttcatatgcgcattgtaatatgcctacttggaaaataaacatttcatcTCATTTACTGTATGTATGTCTTATATATGTTATGTCATAGTTGTTGgatctccaaataaataaaataaaaataaaaactttgatTCAATATAATATTTTGGCAAAATGTGTGTTTTTCTCACAGAAttggaagaagaagaagccgaGTTGAGCGAGGGTGAGCTCACTGACGACACGCTCACTGAGTCGGAACTGGACTCACTCGGCCCCGAGGAGAGGAAGGAGTTGCGCAGACTGAGAAGAGAAGAGAAGGTACAATACAATATCAATATTAAATCATTAAATTCGCTcgttttgcccagaacgtgcaagttgtggaatgagctgccttctgaggtgtttcccttgcgctatgacatggggttctttaAGAAGATGGTTctcaaaggccggcaacgcataagtggctcctctgatgttgcttatgtccatgggcggcgatgactgcttcccatcaagCGGCTCGTcagctcgtttgctgcctatttcataaaaaaaaaaatacttatatgagTCCAAACCTAAAACAAAActtacattttgaaaaaaaccccgaccgattttcatgaaacatggctaagagcactccagttttcatacaaaaaaaaaactaaatctaaatcggttcacccgttcgggagctacgatgccacagacagacacacatatagacaaacagacacgtcaaacttgttaaaaatgCAATTTTAAATTTGGAGGTTACATTTTATATTCGTAGcactaaactttatttcaatattttctttCGTAGGAGAAGCTGAACCGAGAAAAAGCGAACCAAGCGAGGAAAGTGCTGGAAGAGAAGAAGGCGGAATTACAGAGAACCAAGTAAATGTTTAatcatagatttttttttaacggaaaatactaaaaaaaaaaaccggccaagagcgtgtcgggccacgcgcAGTGTaggtagggttccgtagttttccgtattattctcaaaaactactgactctatcaagttcaaaacaattttcctagaaagtctttataaagttctacttttgtgatttttttcatattttttaaatatatggttcaaaagttagagggggggacacacttttttagggttccgtagtcaactaggaacccttatagtttcgccatgtctgtctgtccgtccgtccgtccgtccgtccgtccgtccgtccgtccgtccgtccgtccgtccgtccgtccgtccgtccgtccgtccgcggataatctcagtaaccgttagcactagaaagctgaaatttggtaccaatatgtatatcaatcacgccaacaaagtgcaaaaataaaaaatggaaaaaaatgttttattatggtaccccccctacatgtaaagtgggggctgatattttttttcattccaaccccaacgtgtgatatattgttggataggtattaaaaaatgaataagggtttactaagatcgttttttgataatattaatattttcggaaataatcgctcctaaagtaaaaaaaagtgcgtccccccccctctaacttttgaaccatatgtttaaaaaatatgaaaaaaatcacaaaagttgaactttataaatactttcttggaaaattgttttgaactcgataggttcagtggtttttgagaaaaatatggaaaactacggaaccctacactgagcgtggcccgacacgctcttggccggttttttcctttaggagcgattatttccgaaaatattaatattatcaaaaaacgatcttagtaaacccttattcatttttaaatacctatccaacaatatatcacatgttggggttggaatgaaaaaaaatatctgcccccactttacatgtagggtaccctaataaaacattttttatttttgcactttgttggcgtgattgatatacatattggtaccaaatttcagctttctagtgcttacggttactgagattatccgcggacggacggacggacggacggacggacggacggacggtcggacggacggacggacggacggacagacagacatggagaaactataagggttcctagttgattacggaaccctaaaaacgaccaAGTCCATCAAACCTGGGTCTCCAGCTTACCTCTAGCACatttcggacactggcgatcaaatatatgaaagaggcgcgttcctagcacacagtctaagctcgtgtaggtgaacgcgtaccatgcttgtatgagtgaaatatgacaggtcgactgttctcgttcttgacaggcggtaactgtgaggtaaccgagaggggttgggcggcactttcagcggggagcgggagtggccatactatacgatagtactttttattatactgtgcctctaGACTAATTTACCGTACCGGTCAGAAATCCTTTAATGTATTTCATCTCGTAGTTGACaaaatctcttaattaactttttttaattccCTTTGCAGGAAACAGCAAGAAGAACTAAAAGACAAACTCCAGCGCCTCGAGTCCAAGGTTCTCGTTGGTGGAGAGAATCTTCTGGACAAGGCTGACGCTCAGAGGCGACTTCTAGAACAAGCTGCCAGGGAACTAGAGCAGAGGAGACTCATAGAACTGCGGCTGCAAGAAGACTTGCAGAAGAAAGAGGTAGGAACCTTCTGGACAAGGCCATCTTCTAGAACAAGCCTAGCTGCCGGGAAGTTACAGCAAAGGGTACCTACAGGAGGATCTGCAGCCGAAAGGGGTAGGAACTAGGAACTCTCTTTGCAAGGTTCTAGAACAAGCTCCCATAAAGTTGGAGCAAAGAAGGGTTTATTGAGCTGCTGCAAGAAAATTTGCAGAAGTTGGAAGTTTTGAgaattagaattagaattaTTTATTGCATATCATATTACAAGCATTGGATGGAGTGGAACATATAGGTATACATGTGATGTGTTGTGGTATGTGTGAGTTTCTCACATTACTTATTTGGAAAAGAGATTCCCGGGTTatccctccattttcgttggtgcaagtggtagTATGTTAAtttgcgtcaaaacgtagaagctcaatttgacccacttcccggtttccgattgagctgaaattttgcacacatatgtaaatcacgtgacaatgcaatattatggtatcatggagccgatctgatgatggagccgtgGTCATAggcactctgttatgaaacgtcgtaatCCCaacgagtaaggggtttttagaaacgtctcggcgagcagtagatgactgttgaaagaaaggtacagtcggcgataaaggCTTGTGAAAtggtttttttgcaaaaaaacttattttttatttacaggCTGAGCGTCTAGACATCGAAGAGCGCTACTCCTCCCTCCAGGAGGAAAACGCAGCCAAGACCAGAAAGCTCAAGCGCGCCGTCCAACTCCTCAACTCCGCCAAAGCAGAGCTGGCTGATCAGCAGCGGGAGCAACAGCGGGAGATGGAGGGGATTCTGGACTCTGTCAGGGCTCTGAGGAGGGAGATACAGCTGGCTGATCTAGTGCTGGACTCTTACATTCCCAAGGAATATCAGGTGAGATGGCACGTAGCCAAGAGAAAGTTCTAGCAAGTCTCAACTCCGCTAAAGCAGTTGAGTTGGCTGATCAACAGAGAGAGATGGAAGGCATTCTGACTCTGTCAGGGCTTTGAGGAGGGAGATACAACTGGCATATCTAGTGCTGGATTCTTACATACCCAAGGAATACCAGGTGAGGGTCATCAGAACAGGATGGAAGGCATTCTGTCTCTGTCAAGTCTAAGGAGTCAAGATTGGAGAATATTGTAGACTTCTGAGCTGGTTAGTAGAGAGGATGGAGGGGATCTTAGACTCTGTCAGGGCTTTGAGGGGGGAGATACAACTGGCTGATCTAGTGCTGGACTCTTACATACCCAAGGAGTACCAGGTGAGGGACATCAGAACAGGATGGAAGGCATTCTGTCTCTGTCCGGTCTAAGGAGTCAAGGTTGGAGAATATTGACTTCTGAGCTAGTTAGTGGAGAAGATGGAGGGGATCTTGGACTCTGTCAGGGCTTTGAGGGGGGAGATACAGTTGGATGATCAGGTGAAGGTCTTCAGAATAGGATGGAAGGCATTCTGTCTCTGTCAGGTCTAAGGAGGCAAGGTTGGAGAATGTTCTAGACTTCTGTTAGCTGGTTAGTAGAGAGGCTGGAAGGGATCTTGGGCTCTCAGGGTTTTGAGGAGGAAGACACAGTTGGCTGATCTAGTGCTGGATTCTTACATACCCAAGGAGTACCAGGTGAGGGTCATCAGAACAGGATGGAAGGCATTTTGTCTCTGTCAGCTCTAAGGAGTCACCAAGACTAGAATATTCTTGAGTTCTGAGCTAGTCAGTGGAGAAGATGGAGGGGATCTTAGACTCCGTCAGTACTTTGAGGAGGGAGATACAAC encodes:
- the LOC125239821 gene encoding kinesin-like protein KIF3A isoform X2: MDEREKLEGSPSCVSVDAVHGTVAVTRSNAVPPEPPRVYAYDAVFDGTTSQMDIYVQTASPIVEQVLKGYNGTIFAYGQTGTGKTYTMAGATAAPELRGIIPNSFAHIFSHIATAKDDEKFLVCVTYLEIYNEEVRDLLGNNPHQSLEVKERPDIGVFVKDLTGYVVHNADELEKIMFVGNKNRHIGATAMNTESSRSHAIFSITVESSKKGADNKTHVKMGKLHLVDLAGSERQSKTQATGTRLKEATKINQSLSVLGNVISALVDGKSTHIPYRNSKLTRLLQDSLGGNSKTVMIATIGPAESNYVETISTLRYANRAKNIENKTHVNSEPGDALLTRFQQEIDQLKKQLEENENELEEEEAELSEGELTDDTLTESELDSLGPEERKELRRLRREEKEKLNREKANQARKVLEEKKAELQRTKKQQEELKDKLQRLESKVLVGGENLLDKADAQRRLLEQAARELEQRRLIELRLQEDLQKKEAERLDIEERYSSLQEENAAKTRKLKRAVQLLNSAKAELADQQREQQREMEGILDSVRALRREIQLADLVLDSYIPKEYQALIEQYVHWNEQLGEWQVKCVAYTGNNMSAPAPPRQHKHMEPPDLSCRYLSYASVNARPRPPASAVPRPHTAAARARQ
- the LOC125239821 gene encoding kinesin-like protein KIF3A isoform X1, producing the protein MPDGESAATVENVRVVVRVRPMDEREKLEGSPSCVSVDAVHGTVAVTRSNAVPPEPPRVYAYDAVFDGTTSQMDIYVQTASPIVEQVLKGYNGTIFAYGQTGTGKTYTMAGATAAPELRGIIPNSFAHIFSHIATAKDDEKFLVCVTYLEIYNEEVRDLLGNNPHQSLEVKERPDIGVFVKDLTGYVVHNADELEKIMFVGNKNRHIGATAMNTESSRSHAIFSITVESSKKGADNKTHVKMGKLHLVDLAGSERQSKTQATGTRLKEATKINQSLSVLGNVISALVDGKSTHIPYRNSKLTRLLQDSLGGNSKTVMIATIGPAESNYVETISTLRYANRAKNIENKTHVNSEPGDALLTRFQQEIDQLKKQLEENENELEEEEAELSEGELTDDTLTESELDSLGPEERKELRRLRREEKEKLNREKANQARKVLEEKKAELQRTKKQQEELKDKLQRLESKVLVGGENLLDKADAQRRLLEQAARELEQRRLIELRLQEDLQKKEAERLDIEERYSSLQEENAAKTRKLKRAVQLLNSAKAELADQQREQQREMEGILDSVRALRREIQLADLVLDSYIPKEYQALIEQYVHWNEQLGEWQVKCVAYTGNNMSAPAPPRQHKHMEPPDLSCRYLSYASVNARPRPPASAVPRPHTAAARARQ
- the LOC125239821 gene encoding kinesin-like protein KIF3A isoform X4, producing MPDGESAATVENVRVVVRVRPMDEREKLEGSPSCVSVDAVHGTVAVTRSNAVPPEPPRVYAYDAVFDGTTSQMDIYVQTASPIVEQVLKGYNGTIFAYGQTGTGKTYTMAGATAAPELRGIIPNSFAHIFSHIATAKDDEKFLVCVTYLEIYNEEVRDLLGNNPHQSLEVKERPDIGVFVKDLTGYVVHNADELEKIMFVGNKNRHIGATAMNTESSRSHAIFSITVESSKKGADNKTHVKMGKLHLVDLAGSERQSKTQATGTRLKEATKINQSLSVLGNVISALVDGKSTHIPYRNSKLTRLLQDSLGGNSKTVMIATIGPAESNYVETISTLRYANRAKNIENKTHVNSEPGDALLTRFQQEIDQLKKQLEENENELEEEEAELSEGELTDDTLTESELDSLGPEERKELRRLRREEKEKLNREKANQARKVLEEKKAELQRTKKQQEELKDKLQRLESKVLVGGENLLDKADAQRRLLEQAARELEQRRLIELRLQEDLQKKEVGTFWTRPSSRTSLAAGKLQQRVPTGGSAAERG
- the LOC125239821 gene encoding kinesin-like protein KIF3A isoform X3, whose translation is MAGATAAPELRGIIPNSFAHIFSHIATAKDDEKFLVCVTYLEIYNEEVRDLLGNNPHQSLEVKERPDIGVFVKDLTGYVVHNADELEKIMFVGNKNRHIGATAMNTESSRSHAIFSITVESSKKGADNKTHVKMGKLHLVDLAGSERQSKTQATGTRLKEATKINQSLSVLGNVISALVDGKSTHIPYRNSKLTRLLQDSLGGNSKTVMIATIGPAESNYVETISTLRYANRAKNIENKTHVNSEPGDALLTRFQQEIDQLKKQLEENENELEEEEAELSEGELTDDTLTESELDSLGPEERKELRRLRREEKEKLNREKANQARKVLEEKKAELQRTKKQQEELKDKLQRLESKVLVGGENLLDKADAQRRLLEQAARELEQRRLIELRLQEDLQKKEAERLDIEERYSSLQEENAAKTRKLKRAVQLLNSAKAELADQQREQQREMEGILDSVRALRREIQLADLVLDSYIPKEYQALIEQYVHWNEQLGEWQVKCVAYTGNNMSAPAPPRQHKHMEPPDLSCRYLSYASVNARPRPPASAVPRPHTAAARARQ